A stretch of the Cytobacillus luteolus genome encodes the following:
- a CDS encoding ATP-binding protein has product MIINKLLENKRINFESIFNYIEDMVFIIKVEENDEFRVIEVNEAYIKGSGLPKEKILDKRIDEIVSIEDAKKVAQNYKEAIRLNTSLTYEETMTLNDIERTFETSIAPVVEDDAVCNLIIGITRDITRRKNIENKIIQTKEKFQKVIHHQQGIVFCVEKVEDDYIYSLFDGQVITQFEDLQGEVVGKRPQDIIDHALAKIIIEKYDHCWNQKEKVVFEEDVNGFVLLTVLSPVIKNGETSSIIGSTIDISEKRRTEETLLKKEKLSLLGELSAGIGHEIRNPLTTIKGFLKMMKEDPTNIKSDFIDIINTEVESIDRIAGELMMLAKPQAFQKNPFNVVSLLNNVIFLMESQAFTQGVTLECRAFKPIIYINGDQNQIKQVFFNLIKNSIEAMETSLKGKVQIICDQNEHEVIIKVVDEGCGISSEKLKTIGEPFYTTKTKGNGLGLMITQRIIRNHNGSIHCESEVGQGTTFTITFPVFHIN; this is encoded by the coding sequence ATGATTATTAATAAACTACTAGAAAATAAAAGAATCAACTTTGAATCTATATTTAACTATATAGAAGATATGGTTTTTATAATAAAAGTTGAGGAAAATGATGAATTTCGTGTTATAGAAGTAAATGAAGCTTATATTAAGGGTTCAGGGCTACCGAAGGAAAAAATTTTAGATAAACGAATTGATGAAATTGTCTCCATAGAAGATGCGAAGAAAGTTGCTCAAAATTATAAAGAGGCAATAAGATTGAATACATCTCTAACCTATGAAGAGACAATGACTTTAAATGATATAGAAAGAACATTTGAAACGTCAATTGCTCCTGTTGTTGAGGATGATGCTGTATGTAATTTGATTATTGGAATTACTCGTGACATTACTAGACGGAAAAATATTGAAAATAAAATAATCCAAACAAAAGAAAAATTTCAAAAAGTTATCCATCATCAGCAAGGTATAGTTTTTTGTGTGGAGAAGGTAGAAGATGACTATATTTATAGCTTATTTGATGGGCAAGTTATTACCCAGTTTGAAGATCTTCAAGGGGAAGTTGTTGGAAAAAGACCACAAGATATCATTGATCATGCTTTAGCGAAAATAATCATAGAAAAGTATGATCATTGCTGGAATCAAAAGGAAAAAGTTGTGTTTGAAGAAGATGTAAATGGTTTTGTACTATTAACTGTTTTGAGCCCTGTTATTAAAAATGGAGAAACTTCAAGTATTATAGGCTCCACAATTGATATTAGTGAGAAGAGAAGAACAGAAGAAACGCTATTAAAAAAAGAAAAACTCTCTTTACTTGGAGAACTGTCTGCCGGAATTGGTCATGAAATTAGAAATCCCCTTACGACCATCAAGGGGTTTTTGAAGATGATGAAAGAAGATCCTACTAATATTAAATCTGATTTTATTGATATAATTAATACGGAAGTGGAAAGTATCGACAGAATAGCCGGTGAGCTTATGATGCTCGCCAAGCCACAAGCATTTCAAAAGAATCCATTTAATGTTGTATCACTACTTAACAATGTCATTTTTTTAATGGAATCACAGGCATTTACACAAGGAGTGACGTTAGAATGTAGGGCATTTAAACCTATCATCTATATAAATGGAGATCAGAACCAAATAAAACAAGTGTTTTTCAATTTAATAAAAAATTCTATAGAAGCAATGGAAACTAGTCTTAAAGGTAAAGTCCAAATAATTTGTGATCAAAATGAACATGAGGTAATTATTAAGGTAGTTGATGAAGGCTGCGGTATTTCAAGTGAAAAATTAAAAACAATAGGAGAACCCTTTTATACAACTAAAACTAAGGGAAATGGTTTAGGGTTAATGATTACCCAACGGATTATAAGAAATCACAATGGCTCAATACATTGTGAGAGTGAGGTTGGACAAGGGACAACTTTTACTATCACCTTTCCAGTATTTCATATAAATTAG
- a CDS encoding FAD/NAD(P)-binding protein, whose amino-acid sequence MYDWIIIGGGIHGCTVASFLIKNQKTSNDKLLIIDPYSEPMYRWRRNTKLIGMEYLRSPSVHQIDVDPFSLQKYAQENSLSSSGFYGQYKRPALTLFNEHCETIINEVNLKNSWHQGKVCSVKKTKGIWKVTTENGEAFLTKNIVISISINDQFNIPDWAAEVKAKLPNQLYHIFDENMDKVEALKPPIVIIGGGITAAHLSIKLSNLYPGQVTLVKRHPFRVHDFDSDPGWLGPKKLRIFYKVETYEERRQSINTARNKGSIPKEILLKLKKLKRESKLRIEDGEIQSAKINEDKNISLVIDIQMLTAQTIVCSTGFVPSLPNQQWLKELIEEHKLKCATCGYPIINQSLEWCSHLYVSGPLAELEIGPVSRNISGARMAAERIVSSLNYKTE is encoded by the coding sequence ATGTACGATTGGATTATAATAGGCGGGGGAATACACGGGTGCACAGTAGCATCATTTCTTATAAAGAATCAAAAAACATCGAATGATAAACTCCTTATCATCGATCCGTACAGTGAACCTATGTATCGGTGGAGAAGAAACACTAAATTAATCGGGATGGAGTATCTTCGTTCTCCTTCAGTTCATCAGATAGATGTTGACCCTTTTAGTTTACAAAAATATGCTCAAGAGAATAGCTTATCTTCAAGTGGGTTTTATGGACAGTATAAGCGTCCTGCATTAACACTATTTAATGAACATTGTGAAACAATTATAAATGAAGTTAATTTAAAGAACTCTTGGCACCAAGGTAAGGTATGTTCAGTAAAAAAAACAAAAGGAATATGGAAAGTTACTACTGAAAATGGCGAGGCTTTCCTTACAAAGAATATTGTCATTTCCATAAGTATTAACGACCAATTTAACATCCCAGATTGGGCTGCAGAAGTCAAAGCTAAACTGCCAAACCAACTGTATCATATTTTTGATGAGAACATGGATAAAGTAGAAGCATTAAAACCACCAATTGTAATAATAGGGGGCGGAATTACTGCAGCTCACCTTTCAATCAAACTAAGTAATCTATATCCAGGCCAAGTAACGTTAGTAAAGAGACATCCATTTCGAGTTCATGATTTTGATAGTGATCCTGGATGGCTTGGTCCGAAAAAATTGCGCATATTTTATAAAGTAGAGACGTATGAAGAGCGAAGGCAATCCATTAATACTGCAAGAAATAAAGGGTCGATTCCTAAAGAAATTCTTCTAAAGTTAAAAAAGCTGAAAAGGGAGAGTAAGTTACGAATAGAAGATGGAGAAATACAGTCCGCAAAGATTAATGAAGATAAAAACATTAGCCTTGTTATTGATATCCAAATGCTCACTGCCCAAACCATAGTATGTTCAACAGGCTTTGTACCCTCGTTGCCTAATCAACAATGGCTTAAAGAGCTAATCGAGGAACATAAATTAAAATGTGCGACTTGTGGATATCCTATTATTAATCAATCCTTGGAATGGTGCTCCCATTTGTATGTATCGGGTCCTTTAGCGGAGCTTGAAATAGGTCCAGTTTCTAGAAATATTTCTGGAGCACGAATGGCTGCGGAAAGAATAGTAAGTAGTTTGAATTATAAAACGGAATGA
- a CDS encoding CoA-disulfide reductase — protein MNKKIVVIGGVAGGATTAARLRRLDETSTIVMFEKGEHISFANCGLPYYIGETIKSRDKLLVQTVEGMSKKFNLDIRNLSEVTQINRDTKTVTVKNLTTDEIYEESYDVLVLSPGAKPIVPPIPGLNEADNVFTLRNILDTDKIKGYVDDQKPSEAVVVGGGFIGLEMAENLADRGVKVTLVEMANQVMAPLDIEMAAIVHKHLVDKEVTLILEDGVKSLEEKGKKITLFSGKEINTDLIILSIGVSPENTLAIDAGLSVGARGGIQVNEYLQTNDQDIFALGDAIEVIDYMNGNAAMIPLAGPANRQGRIVANNIYGKKETYKGTLGTGIAKVFDLTVATTGNNEKVLKQLGVDYKAIHIHPASHAGYYPGAHPIALKLLFDYSTGKLFGAQAVGADGVDKRIDVIATAIKGGLTIFELTELELAYAPPYSSAKDPVNMAGYVAANMIDEEIETVQWHEIDEIVANGGLLIDVREPHERDNGFIEGSINIPLGDIRERLEELPKGKTIYLSCQVGLRGYLATRILKGHGYKAINLDGGWKTYSSVK, from the coding sequence ATGAACAAGAAGATAGTTGTTATAGGTGGAGTAGCTGGTGGAGCAACTACAGCAGCAAGATTAAGAAGATTAGATGAAACATCAACAATCGTTATGTTTGAAAAAGGAGAACACATTTCTTTTGCAAACTGTGGCCTACCTTATTATATTGGTGAAACAATCAAAAGCCGTGACAAGCTTTTAGTTCAAACTGTAGAAGGAATGAGCAAAAAGTTTAACCTAGATATTCGCAATTTAAGTGAAGTGACACAGATCAACCGTGACACAAAAACAGTTACAGTTAAAAATCTTACTACAGACGAAATATATGAAGAAAGCTATGATGTATTAGTTTTATCACCAGGTGCAAAGCCAATCGTCCCACCTATTCCTGGTTTGAACGAAGCTGATAATGTATTCACACTGCGTAACATTCTAGACACAGATAAAATTAAAGGCTATGTGGATGACCAAAAACCATCTGAAGCGGTGGTTGTAGGTGGGGGCTTCATCGGATTAGAAATGGCCGAGAACCTAGCTGACCGTGGTGTGAAGGTTACACTTGTTGAAATGGCTAATCAAGTTATGGCTCCATTAGATATTGAAATGGCAGCTATTGTTCATAAGCATCTAGTTGATAAAGAAGTAACTCTTATATTAGAAGATGGTGTTAAGTCTCTTGAGGAAAAGGGAAAAAAGATTACATTATTTAGTGGAAAAGAAATCAATACAGATTTGATTATTCTTTCTATTGGAGTAAGTCCTGAAAATACATTGGCTATTGATGCAGGTCTTAGTGTTGGGGCAAGAGGAGGCATTCAAGTAAATGAATATCTACAAACAAATGATCAGGATATTTTTGCCCTTGGGGATGCAATTGAAGTTATTGACTATATGAATGGAAATGCTGCAATGATACCATTGGCTGGTCCTGCAAATCGTCAAGGACGTATTGTAGCAAATAACATCTATGGAAAAAAAGAAACTTATAAAGGTACACTAGGTACAGGTATTGCAAAAGTATTTGATTTAACTGTTGCTACAACTGGTAATAACGAAAAAGTACTAAAACAGCTAGGTGTTGATTATAAAGCGATTCATATTCACCCAGCATCACATGCAGGCTATTATCCTGGTGCTCATCCTATTGCATTGAAATTATTATTTGATTATTCAACAGGTAAACTATTTGGTGCACAGGCAGTTGGAGCTGATGGTGTTGATAAGCGTATTGATGTCATTGCAACAGCGATAAAAGGCGGATTAACAATTTTTGAATTAACTGAATTAGAGTTAGCATACGCACCACCTTACTCTTCAGCAAAAGATCCGGTTAATATGGCTGGTTATGTGGCAGCTAATATGATTGACGAAGAGATCGAAACTGTTCAATGGCACGAAATTGATGAAATAGTAGCAAACGGTGGCCTATTAATCGATGTTCGTGAGCCTCATGAAAGAGACAATGGATTTATCGAAGGTTCAATCAATATCCCGCTTGGAGATATTCGTGAACGTCTTGAGGAATTACCAAAGGGCAAAACAATTTACTTATCATGTCAGGTTGGACTTAGAGGATATCTTGCGACTCGGATTCTTAAAGGACATGGGTATAAGGCAATCAACCTTGATGGTGGTTGGAAAACTTATTCATCTGTTAAATAA
- a CDS encoding DUF302 domain-containing protein → MFDYTVNTNRNIEEAIESLEVTLKEEQFGVLWKFDIKEKLHEKGLEFNKEFRVLEVCNPIEAQRVLNENELAGYFLPCKIVVYTSEGQTKIGMPKPTSLISMLNDEKMKEFAKDIEDRLINCINKSV, encoded by the coding sequence ATGTTTGACTACACTGTTAATACAAATAGAAATATTGAAGAAGCAATTGAAAGTTTGGAAGTAACTTTAAAAGAGGAGCAATTTGGAGTGCTATGGAAATTTGATATAAAAGAAAAACTCCATGAAAAGGGGTTAGAGTTTAATAAAGAATTTAGAGTGCTAGAAGTTTGTAATCCAATCGAGGCCCAACGGGTTCTAAATGAAAATGAATTAGCTGGTTATTTTCTGCCATGTAAAATCGTTGTCTACACTAGCGAAGGCCAAACAAAAATCGGTATGCCAAAGCCAACCTCACTTATAAGTATGTTGAATGATGAAAAGATGAAGGAATTTGCAAAAGATATTGAAGATCGACTTATAAATTGCATTAATAAAAGTGTGTAA
- a CDS encoding rhodanese-like domain-containing protein — protein sequence MFLLLIIIITLLFISTFKRYVPVKDVKCISLFSHCQLDNAVLVDVRDYNESSKDQIHESINIPIAYLDRYFREVPENKDIIIVASNKLERNMSIRFFRKSGYKVVGYLLMTERKKSKMKEDVYGVH from the coding sequence ATGTTTTTATTGCTCATCATAATAATAACTTTACTCTTTATTTCTACTTTTAAAAGATATGTTCCTGTTAAGGACGTTAAATGTATAAGTTTGTTTAGTCATTGCCAACTAGATAATGCCGTACTGGTTGATGTAAGAGACTATAATGAGTCATCAAAAGATCAGATTCATGAGTCGATTAATATACCAATCGCTTATCTAGACCGATATTTCCGTGAGGTTCCAGAAAACAAAGATATTATCATCGTTGCCTCAAATAAACTTGAAAGAAATATGAGTATTCGTTTCTTTAGAAAGTCTGGTTACAAGGTGGTTGGCTATCTGTTAATGACTGAACGAAAAAAATCGAAAATGAAGGAGGATGTCTATGGAGTACACTGA
- a CDS encoding metal-sensitive transcriptional regulator, with amino-acid sequence MEYTDQMKNRVKRMEGQLRGILKMMEDGKDCREVITQLSAVRSAVDRTVGVVVSSNLVECVLDAEKQGEKTDELIKKAVNLLVKSR; translated from the coding sequence ATGGAGTACACTGATCAAATGAAAAATAGGGTAAAACGAATGGAAGGTCAGTTAAGAGGAATTTTAAAAATGATGGAAGACGGTAAGGACTGTAGAGAAGTTATTACGCAGCTCTCTGCTGTTCGTTCAGCAGTTGATCGAACTGTTGGCGTAGTTGTTAGTTCTAATTTAGTTGAGTGTGTGTTAGATGCAGAAAAACAAGGTGAAAAAACAGATGAACTAATTAAAAAAGCCGTTAACCTGCTTGTGAAAAGTAGATAA
- a CDS encoding sulfurtransferase TusA family protein, translated as MPIVKTKKAMSDMEVGQVLEIHTTDKGALNDLTAWAKSGGHELVKHDEEDNVLKFWIKKD; from the coding sequence ATGCCGATTGTAAAAACAAAGAAAGCAATGAGCGATATGGAAGTTGGTCAAGTTTTAGAAATTCATACAACAGATAAAGGAGCTCTAAATGATTTAACTGCTTGGGCTAAGTCTGGTGGCCATGAATTAGTAAAACATGATGAAGAAGATAATGTGCTAAAGTTTTGGATTAAAAAAGATTAA
- a CDS encoding DsrE/DsrF/DrsH-like family protein, giving the protein MTEKKRTTIVLFSGDYDKAMAAYIIANGAAAYDHEVTIFHTFWGLNALRKDEHVEVKKGFMEKMFGKMMPRGAEKLGLSKMQFAGFGPKMIKGVMKKHNAMSLEQLIDMAQEQDVKLVACTMTMDLLGLHKDELLENIEYAGVAAYLADAEDGNVNLFI; this is encoded by the coding sequence ATGACAGAAAAGAAGAGAACAACAATCGTATTATTTAGTGGTGATTATGATAAAGCAATGGCAGCTTATATTATTGCGAATGGTGCAGCAGCTTATGATCATGAAGTAACGATTTTCCACACGTTCTGGGGATTAAATGCTTTACGTAAAGATGAGCATGTAGAAGTGAAAAAAGGTTTCATGGAAAAGATGTTTGGGAAAATGATGCCTCGAGGCGCTGAAAAGTTAGGATTATCAAAAATGCAATTTGCTGGTTTTGGTCCAAAAATGATTAAAGGTGTAATGAAAAAGCACAATGCGATGTCTTTAGAGCAATTAATTGATATGGCACAAGAGCAGGATGTGAAATTAGTAGCTTGTACAATGACAATGGATCTATTAGGCCTTCATAAGGATGAGTTATTAGAGAACATTGAATATGCGGGAGTTGCTGCTTATTTAGCTGATGCTGAAGATGGTAATGTAAACTTATTTATTTAG
- a CDS encoding rhodanese-like domain-containing protein: MDYLNYILIGLLILFLLQRLLPTKGVRQITTADLRKELNDKNKQYIDVRTPGEFKGRNIKGFKNIPLHQLASKASELSIDKEVVVICQSGMRSNKATKVLRKQGFNQVTNVKGGMSAWV; this comes from the coding sequence ATGGACTATTTAAATTATATATTGATTGGTCTTTTAATCTTATTTTTACTTCAACGTTTACTTCCAACAAAAGGTGTTAGACAAATAACAACTGCTGATTTAAGAAAAGAATTAAATGATAAGAATAAACAATATATTGATGTTCGAACTCCAGGTGAGTTTAAAGGTAGAAATATCAAAGGTTTTAAAAATATACCACTTCACCAATTGGCTTCTAAGGCAAGTGAATTATCAATAGATAAAGAGGTAGTTGTAATCTGTCAAAGTGGAATGAGAAGTAATAAAGCAACAAAGGTATTAAGAAAACAAGGATTTAATCAAGTAACAAATGTAAAGGGCGGTATGAGTGCCTGGGTATAA
- a CDS encoding rhodanese-like domain-containing protein, with protein MKTMTAKEVETLLNEGQTLNMIDVREVDEVEAGKIPGVIHIPLGLVEFRMHELDKSKEYVMICRSGGRSGRAAQFLEGQGFNVINMTGGMLTWEGKVE; from the coding sequence ATGAAAACAATGACAGCAAAAGAAGTTGAAACTCTATTAAATGAAGGCCAAACATTAAATATGATTGACGTTCGTGAAGTGGATGAAGTGGAAGCTGGTAAAATTCCCGGAGTTATTCATATTCCATTAGGTTTAGTTGAATTCCGTATGCACGAGCTTGATAAATCAAAAGAATATGTCATGATCTGCCGTTCCGGTGGAAGAAGCGGTCGCGCTGCACAGTTTTTAGAAGGCCAAGGCTTTAATGTAATTAATATGACTGGTGGTATGCTTACTTGGGAAGGTAAGGTTGAGTAA
- a CDS encoding sulfurtransferase TusA family protein, translated as MNTLKVNEVLDAKGLACPMPIVRTKKAMNNLEPGHVLEVLATDKGSKADIKAWAESTGHQYLGTLEEGEVLKHYLRKSSGEDKLERKHPNVVNNDELVQKLAANNVVVIDVRETAEYVFNHIPNAISIPLGDLETRLNELNKNDEIYVVCRTGNRSDFAAQKLAENGFTNVYNVVPGMSQWFGETASLNK; from the coding sequence ATGAATACTTTAAAAGTAAACGAAGTTTTAGATGCAAAGGGCTTAGCATGTCCAATGCCGATAGTAAGAACGAAAAAAGCAATGAATAATCTAGAGCCAGGTCATGTGTTAGAGGTTCTAGCAACAGATAAAGGATCTAAAGCAGATATTAAAGCATGGGCTGAGAGCACTGGCCATCAATATTTAGGTACCCTTGAAGAAGGAGAAGTCCTAAAGCATTACTTAAGAAAATCTTCTGGGGAAGATAAGCTTGAAAGAAAACACCCAAATGTAGTGAATAACGATGAATTAGTACAAAAATTAGCAGCAAATAATGTAGTTGTGATTGATGTTAGGGAAACTGCTGAATACGTATTTAATCATATTCCAAATGCAATCTCAATTCCATTAGGGGACCTTGAGACTCGCCTAAATGAATTAAATAAAAACGATGAAATTTATGTAGTATGTCGTACTGGAAATCGTAGTGATTTTGCTGCACAAAAGCTAGCTGAAAATGGATTTACCAATGTATATAATGTTGTTCCAGGTATGAGCCAATGGTTTGGTGAAACAGCGAGTTTAAATAAATAA
- a CDS encoding MBL fold metallo-hydrolase yields the protein MTVNAMISKEVTEKVINKEALFILDVRNESDFQDWKIEGDNFEYLNVPYFELLEGVEDILEKISTDKDVLVVCAKEGSSIFVAEMLSEAGLTVSYLEGGMKAWSEYLEPVKVGDLKDGGEIYQFVRIGKGCLSYLVVSNGEAAIIDATRMTDVYLDFAEGIGAKITHIFDTHLHADHISGGRKIAEKTNATYWLPPKDAEEVTFEYQALEGGNVVTIGNTAIDIHALYSPGHTIGSTSFVVDSVFLLSGDILFIDSIGRPDLAGMAEDWVGDLRESLYKRYRELSDELVVLPAHFMIIEELNEDGSVAEKLGTLFANNHGLNIEDENEFRKLVTENLPPQPNAYQEIRETNMGKITPDDEKQREMEIGPNRCAVR from the coding sequence ATGACTGTTAATGCAATGATTTCAAAAGAGGTAACAGAAAAGGTAATCAATAAAGAGGCACTATTTATCTTAGATGTACGTAACGAAAGTGATTTTCAAGATTGGAAAATTGAAGGAGATAACTTTGAGTATTTAAATGTTCCTTATTTTGAATTACTTGAAGGTGTTGAAGATATTCTTGAGAAAATTTCAACTGATAAAGACGTACTTGTTGTTTGTGCAAAAGAAGGATCTTCTATCTTTGTAGCAGAGATGCTTTCTGAAGCTGGCCTTACTGTTTCTTATTTAGAAGGTGGTATGAAAGCCTGGAGTGAATACCTAGAGCCAGTAAAAGTTGGAGACTTAAAAGATGGTGGCGAAATTTATCAATTCGTACGTATTGGTAAAGGATGTTTGTCATACTTGGTTGTTTCAAACGGTGAAGCTGCAATTATTGATGCAACACGTATGACTGATGTCTACCTTGATTTTGCAGAAGGCATTGGTGCAAAGATTACTCACATTTTTGATACTCACCTTCATGCAGATCACATTTCTGGAGGCCGTAAAATTGCTGAGAAAACTAATGCAACGTATTGGTTACCTCCAAAGGATGCAGAAGAAGTAACGTTCGAATACCAAGCGTTAGAAGGTGGAAATGTTGTAACAATCGGTAATACAGCAATCGATATTCACGCATTGTATTCACCAGGTCACACAATTGGATCTACTTCATTTGTAGTTGATTCAGTATTCCTACTTTCAGGAGATATCTTATTCATAGATTCAATTGGAAGACCTGACCTAGCTGGGATGGCTGAAGATTGGGTTGGAGACTTACGAGAAAGCTTATACAAACGCTATAGAGAATTATCAGATGAATTAGTAGTTCTTCCAGCACACTTTATGATCATTGAAGAGCTAAATGAGGACGGAAGTGTTGCAGAAAAACTAGGTACTCTTTTTGCAAATAACCATGGGTTAAACATTGAAGATGAGAATGAATTTAGAAAATTAGTGACAGAAAATCTACCGCCACAACCTAATGCTTACCAAGAAATTCGTGAAACAAACATGGGGAAAATTACTCCAGATGATGAAAAGCAACGTGAAATGGAAATCGGACCAAACCGTTGTGCAGTACGTTAA
- a CDS encoding sulfurtransferase TusA family protein, which translates to MEANKVLDAKGLACPMPIVKTKKAMNELESGQVLEIHATDKGAKNDLTAWAKSGGHEFIKHVEDNGVLKFWIKKG; encoded by the coding sequence ATGGAAGCAAACAAAGTATTAGACGCAAAAGGATTGGCATGTCCAATGCCTATCGTTAAAACAAAAAAGGCAATGAACGAACTTGAATCTGGTCAAGTGCTTGAAATTCATGCAACTGATAAAGGTGCAAAAAATGATTTAACTGCTTGGGCTAAATCTGGTGGTCATGAGTTTATCAAACATGTAGAAGACAACGGTGTGTTAAAGTTTTGGATTAAAAAAGGGTGA
- a CDS encoding sulfite exporter TauE/SafE family protein — MDFAFIITIFLIGFIGSYISGMLGIGGSIIKYPMLLYIPPMLGVAAFTAHEVSGISAIQVFFATIGGVWAYRKGGYLNKTLIIYMGSSILIGSFVGGYGSKLMSEGGINLIYGILALIAAVMMFIPKKGIDDIPFDQVTFNKWLAAALALIVGIGAGIVGAAGAFLLVPIMLVLLKIPTRMTIASSLAITFISSIGATVGKITTGQIDYFPAFIMIIASLIASPLGAIAGKKVNTKVLQVVLAVLIFATAVKIWIDII, encoded by the coding sequence ATGGATTTTGCCTTTATAATTACGATTTTCCTAATTGGATTTATCGGTTCATATATATCTGGAATGCTAGGGATTGGTGGGTCAATCATCAAATACCCAATGCTTTTATATATTCCACCAATGCTTGGAGTGGCAGCATTCACCGCACATGAAGTGTCAGGGATTAGTGCCATTCAAGTGTTCTTTGCAACTATTGGTGGTGTGTGGGCCTACCGAAAAGGTGGCTACTTAAATAAGACACTCATTATTTATATGGGAAGTAGTATATTAATAGGTAGTTTTGTTGGTGGATATGGATCAAAGCTTATGTCAGAGGGTGGCATTAATCTTATCTACGGAATCTTGGCATTAATAGCTGCGGTTATGATGTTTATTCCTAAGAAAGGGATTGACGATATTCCTTTTGATCAAGTTACTTTTAATAAATGGCTTGCTGCAGCACTTGCGTTAATTGTAGGTATTGGAGCAGGAATTGTTGGAGCAGCGGGAGCATTCTTACTTGTTCCTATTATGCTTGTTTTGTTAAAGATTCCTACTCGTATGACGATTGCTTCATCATTAGCGATTACGTTTATCTCGTCAATTGGTGCAACGGTTGGTAAAATTACAACAGGTCAAATTGATTATTTCCCTGCATTTATTATGATTATTGCAAGTTTAATTGCTTCACCTCTTGGAGCAATAGCTGGGAAAAAAGTAAATACGAAGGTATTACAAGTGGTTCTAGCTGTCTTGATTTTCGCTACTGCAGTGAAAATTTGGATAGATATTATTTAA
- a CDS encoding DUF2243 domain-containing protein, producing MSIKTHRSLIKIGSFVLGFGFLGALDGIIFHQLLQWHSVYMATDRPGQIVSDGLFHFAVTITLVIGGILLWVAENPIAHKKGIRLLIGWFLIGGGLFNLTEGIINHHILQIHRVKPADPNPLFYDLTFLGLGVVLIVIGYLIKKNTETYQATINT from the coding sequence GTGAGTATAAAAACGCATAGAAGCTTAATTAAAATTGGTAGTTTTGTATTGGGGTTTGGTTTTCTTGGAGCTTTAGACGGTATCATCTTCCATCAACTTTTGCAGTGGCATAGTGTATATATGGCAACTGATCGACCGGGACAGATTGTGAGTGATGGACTTTTTCATTTTGCAGTAACCATTACATTAGTGATCGGCGGTATTCTTCTATGGGTTGCAGAAAACCCCATTGCACATAAAAAAGGAATTCGATTATTAATTGGCTGGTTCCTGATTGGAGGGGGTCTTTTTAATTTAACCGAAGGTATTATTAATCATCATATTCTCCAAATCCATCGTGTGAAGCCTGCTGATCCAAACCCTTTATTCTATGACCTTACCTTTCTAGGATTAGGGGTAGTATTAATTGTTATAGGTTATCTTATTAAGAAAAACACCGAAACCTATCAAGCCACAATAAACACCTGA